In Marinobacter sp. LQ44, the following are encoded in one genomic region:
- a CDS encoding flagellar assembly protein FliH gives MKDSDQDTKRIPKEQLTAWERWELPLLDERGNQVVQEQEVKPPTAADLEEIRQAAREDGFQEGREAGYQEGFEKGRAEGHQQGLQAGEAEGREQGQQQAEEATRKEVESRVGRLEHLLGELVLPIQRHEEELESVLVNLTTALARAVVYRELSLDSSQIRQVVRKALAALPSTADNLRIHIHPDDLEPVREVAERLEVSPSIIEDDTLMPGGCKVESRHSLVDYTVEKRFQKAVQGMLEGQLSNRAGAEDEEQGEDDDLPPG, from the coding sequence ATGAAAGATTCAGACCAGGACACCAAGCGCATTCCGAAAGAACAGCTGACCGCCTGGGAACGGTGGGAACTTCCCCTGCTTGATGAACGGGGCAACCAGGTGGTTCAGGAGCAGGAAGTCAAACCGCCGACAGCGGCGGATCTTGAAGAGATTCGTCAGGCCGCCAGGGAAGACGGTTTTCAGGAAGGCCGGGAGGCAGGCTACCAGGAAGGCTTTGAGAAAGGCCGTGCCGAGGGGCACCAGCAGGGGCTTCAGGCCGGCGAAGCAGAGGGCCGGGAACAGGGCCAGCAGCAGGCCGAAGAAGCGACTCGAAAGGAAGTGGAATCCCGGGTTGGTCGCCTGGAGCATTTGCTGGGCGAACTGGTGTTGCCGATCCAGCGCCATGAGGAAGAACTGGAATCTGTATTGGTCAATTTGACCACCGCGCTGGCCAGGGCGGTGGTTTACCGGGAGCTGAGCCTGGACTCTTCCCAGATTCGCCAGGTGGTCCGTAAAGCCCTTGCGGCCTTGCCTTCCACCGCCGATAACCTCCGAATACATATTCACCCGGATGATCTTGAGCCGGTTCGCGAAGTGGCCGAACGGTTGGAAGTCAGTCCCTCAATCATCGAAGACGACACCCTGATGCCTGGCGGATGTAAAGTAGAGTCCCGCCACAGTCTGGTGGACTACACCGTTGAGAAACGCTTTCAGAAGGCGGTACAGGGCATGCTTGAGGGGCAGTTGAGTAATCGCGCCGGCGCCGAAGATGAAGAACAGGGCGAGGACGATGACCTACCGCCTGGCTGA
- a CDS encoding SpoIIE family protein phosphatase, giving the protein MSNSSASAEADALKVLIAEDSDSDRLILSALVRRLGHHVVEARDGVEAVAMFCDHQPDIVLLDALMPRMDGMEAARQIKALAGERLVPLIFLSSLSDAAELARCLEAGGDDFLAKPYNRVILEAKINAFNRMRKMHQVLSDQRDQIRRQHEQLVEEQMVARRVFDNVAHTGCLNAPHIRYHASPLSVFNGDVLFAAERPGGGTLIFLGDFTGHGLPAAIGAMPVAEIFYGMATKGFGAADILSEINRKLKKILPVGMFCCGAMLDADFKLGQLRAWNGGLPDGWLVRANGKHLTIPSRHLPLGVQAPDQFQASMTVLPVQPGDQVVIMTDGFSESRNIRGEQFGEEGVHRVLADLEPPKEPFDALMEHIRMFTGKPDAADDLTLCVLEIIHHEQLQARTDRAPESALSGPGDWHCVYEVRERTLADFNPLPLLLHICMEVPGLRRKSGEVYTLLSELYNNALEHGVLELPSDWKTSPDGFGHYYKERRRRLAHTNGHYIRFALSHQPTDTGGRLHVVCEDSGQGFDFESYSEKVLEQRLPPGTRYAGRGLELLRRMTRQLRVHGRGNHVEIVYDWESTALADNAPSGHNDTQRIADD; this is encoded by the coding sequence TTGAGCAACTCTTCAGCATCGGCTGAGGCCGACGCCCTGAAGGTACTGATCGCTGAAGACAGCGACAGTGACCGGCTGATCCTCTCTGCCCTGGTTCGGCGACTTGGCCATCACGTTGTTGAGGCCAGGGACGGCGTAGAGGCGGTTGCCATGTTCTGTGATCATCAGCCGGATATCGTCCTGCTGGATGCGCTGATGCCCAGGATGGATGGCATGGAGGCGGCCCGGCAGATCAAGGCCCTGGCCGGCGAACGCCTGGTCCCCCTGATCTTCCTGAGCTCCCTGTCCGATGCCGCTGAGCTGGCCCGTTGCCTGGAGGCTGGGGGGGACGATTTTCTGGCGAAACCCTATAACCGGGTGATCCTGGAAGCCAAGATCAATGCCTTCAATCGCATGCGCAAGATGCACCAGGTGTTATCAGACCAGCGGGACCAGATTCGCCGGCAGCACGAACAACTGGTCGAGGAACAGATGGTCGCCCGGCGGGTATTCGACAACGTTGCCCATACCGGATGCCTGAATGCCCCCCATATTCGCTACCACGCTTCCCCGCTGTCTGTCTTCAATGGTGACGTACTGTTTGCGGCGGAACGTCCCGGGGGCGGTACATTGATTTTTCTGGGAGATTTCACTGGCCATGGCTTGCCCGCGGCCATCGGTGCCATGCCCGTTGCCGAGATTTTCTACGGCATGGCAACCAAGGGGTTTGGCGCGGCGGACATTCTCTCTGAGATCAATCGAAAGCTGAAGAAGATCCTGCCGGTGGGGATGTTCTGTTGTGGGGCCATGCTCGATGCTGATTTCAAGCTGGGCCAGCTGCGCGCCTGGAATGGCGGATTGCCGGATGGCTGGTTGGTGCGTGCCAATGGCAAACACCTGACCATCCCCTCCCGGCATTTGCCGTTGGGGGTCCAGGCCCCCGATCAGTTCCAGGCCTCCATGACGGTGCTGCCTGTGCAACCTGGTGACCAGGTTGTCATCATGACCGATGGCTTCTCGGAGTCACGGAATATCCGGGGTGAGCAATTCGGGGAAGAGGGCGTGCACCGGGTTCTGGCGGATCTTGAGCCACCAAAGGAGCCCTTTGATGCGCTGATGGAGCACATCCGCATGTTCACCGGAAAACCGGATGCCGCGGATGATCTGACGCTGTGTGTGCTGGAAATCATTCATCATGAACAGCTCCAGGCACGGACTGACCGGGCGCCGGAATCGGCGCTGTCCGGGCCGGGCGACTGGCACTGTGTCTATGAGGTACGAGAGCGAACGCTAGCGGATTTCAACCCGCTACCCCTACTGCTCCACATTTGTATGGAGGTCCCTGGTCTTCGTCGCAAGAGCGGTGAGGTTTACACCCTGTTGTCCGAGCTCTACAACAACGCCCTGGAACACGGCGTGCTCGAACTGCCGTCGGATTGGAAAACATCCCCCGACGGATTTGGTCACTATTACAAGGAAAGAAGACGTCGACTGGCCCATACCAACGGCCACTATATCCGGTTTGCCCTGAGCCACCAGCCCACGGATACCGGCGGTCGGTTGCATGTGGTTTGTGAGGATAGCGGGCAGGGCTTTGATTTTGAGAGTTATTCTGAGAAGGTGTTGGAACAGAGGTTGCCTCCCGGTACACGTTACGCGGGCCGCGGCCTTGAATTATTGCGCCGGATGACCCGGCAGCTGAGGGTGCATGG
- the fliI gene encoding flagellar protein export ATPase FliI yields the protein MTYRLAERLRQLQGAIVAEPEPELSGRLTRMVGLTLECVGCPMVVGDRCIIQGESSGSVEAEVVGFEEDKVYLMPLTAIEGLKPGARVIPLSSASLVPVGPQMLGRVVNGAGDPLDSKGPLQADARVQLTGDIINPLNRAPVRQSMDVGIRAINALLTVGQGQRLGLFAGSGVGKSMLLGMMTRFTDADITVVGLIGERGREVKEFIEDILGEEGLARSVVVAAPADDSPLMRLRAAMLTTRIAEYYRDQGKRVLLLMDSLTRYAQAQREIALAVGEPPATKGYPPSVFAKLPQLVERTGNGRPGGGSITAFYTVLTEGDDQQDPIADAARAILDGHIVLSRRLAEEGHYPAIDVEASISRVMPQVTEAEHFSRAQRFKQVYSRYQQARDLISVGAYVKGSDPETDFAIQHIGNMRQFLQQGLNESAPLSESIEQLLEVVPERRSPERRKTAVHNPAAERGEG from the coding sequence ATGACCTACCGCCTGGCTGAACGCCTGCGCCAGCTTCAGGGCGCCATTGTTGCTGAACCCGAACCGGAATTGTCTGGTCGATTGACCCGCATGGTGGGACTGACCCTCGAGTGTGTTGGCTGCCCGATGGTCGTGGGTGATCGTTGCATCATTCAGGGCGAAAGCAGCGGCAGTGTGGAAGCAGAAGTGGTTGGCTTCGAGGAAGACAAGGTTTACCTGATGCCGCTGACGGCCATCGAGGGCTTGAAGCCCGGCGCCCGGGTGATTCCGCTGTCGTCGGCCAGCCTGGTGCCGGTGGGTCCGCAAATGCTTGGGCGGGTAGTGAACGGTGCTGGCGATCCGTTGGATAGCAAAGGGCCTTTGCAGGCTGACGCCAGGGTCCAGCTGACAGGAGACATCATTAACCCACTGAACCGGGCTCCGGTTCGGCAGTCCATGGACGTGGGTATCCGGGCGATCAACGCCTTGCTGACTGTGGGCCAGGGCCAGCGGCTGGGGCTGTTCGCCGGCAGCGGTGTGGGTAAAAGTATGCTGCTAGGCATGATGACCCGGTTTACCGACGCCGATATCACCGTGGTTGGCCTGATTGGTGAGCGGGGTCGGGAGGTAAAGGAGTTCATCGAAGACATTCTGGGCGAGGAAGGTCTGGCCCGCTCGGTTGTGGTGGCTGCCCCGGCGGATGATTCGCCGCTGATGCGGCTGCGGGCCGCCATGCTGACCACCCGTATTGCCGAGTACTATCGTGATCAGGGGAAGCGGGTGCTGCTGTTGATGGATTCGCTTACCCGTTATGCCCAGGCCCAGCGTGAGATCGCCCTGGCCGTGGGGGAACCGCCCGCCACAAAAGGCTATCCGCCCTCGGTCTTCGCAAAATTGCCACAGTTGGTTGAACGGACCGGCAACGGACGGCCAGGTGGTGGCTCCATCACCGCCTTTTATACCGTTCTGACAGAAGGCGATGACCAGCAGGATCCAATTGCCGATGCTGCCCGGGCGATTCTGGATGGCCATATTGTGTTGTCCCGCCGGTTGGCCGAAGAGGGCCATTACCCGGCCATCGATGTGGAAGCGTCTATCAGCCGGGTCATGCCTCAGGTTACCGAAGCCGAACATTTCTCCCGCGCCCAGCGGTTCAAGCAGGTGTATTCCCGTTACCAGCAGGCTCGGGATCTGATCAGTGTGGGTGCTTATGTCAAGGGCTCTGACCCTGAAACTGACTTTGCAATTCAGCACATCGGTAATATGCGGCAATTTCTGCAACAGGGGCTGAACGAGTCCGCCCCCTTGAGCGAGAGCATAGAACAGTTGCTGGAGGTGGTTCCGGAGCGCCGCTCGCCAGAACGGCGCAAGACGGCCGTTCATAACCCCGCCGCTGAGCGTGGTGAAGGTTAA
- the fliJ gene encoding flagellar export protein FliJ, translated as MLRSKRLEPVLALEERKEQEALERMGEARKLAEAHREQVENLERYQQEYRDQIRANQQGVVPVARLQAWQAFIAQLDQVIAQQNRQLQQAEQVFEVRRKEWQQAWERRRGMEKYIESCRQQEQRDQDMKDQKLADEAAGRAFARRNR; from the coding sequence ATGTTACGCTCGAAGCGGCTGGAACCGGTACTCGCCCTGGAAGAACGTAAGGAGCAGGAAGCTCTGGAGCGCATGGGTGAGGCCCGCAAGCTGGCTGAAGCGCATCGGGAACAGGTGGAAAACCTGGAACGCTATCAGCAGGAATACCGTGACCAGATCCGTGCCAACCAGCAGGGGGTGGTGCCCGTGGCTCGCTTGCAGGCCTGGCAAGCCTTTATTGCCCAGCTCGATCAGGTGATTGCCCAGCAGAACCGCCAGTTGCAGCAGGCCGAGCAGGTGTTCGAGGTTCGCCGCAAAGAGTGGCAGCAGGCCTGGGAGAGACGTCGGGGCATGGAAAAGTACATTGAATCCTGTCGCCAACAGGAACAGCGGGACCAGGACATGAAGGATCAGAAGTTGGCGGATGAAGCCGCCGGCCGTGCCTTCGCCCGCCGAAATCGATGA
- a CDS encoding STAS domain-containing protein yields the protein MPIETRRSDDGQTLTIRVEGRFDFSTHQAFRDAYEHSDASVNRYVIDLSDTTYLDSSALGMLLLLRDHAGGDSASISIENCNSDVRRILSISNFEQLFSIG from the coding sequence ATGCCAATAGAAACGCGCCGGAGTGACGACGGTCAGACTCTGACAATCCGGGTAGAAGGCCGTTTTGATTTCAGCACTCATCAGGCCTTCCGAGACGCTTATGAGCACAGTGATGCCAGCGTCAACCGTTATGTGATCGATCTCTCCGACACCACTTACCTCGACAGCTCCGCCTTGGGTATGTTGCTCCTGTTGCGGGACCATGCCGGTGGAGACAGTGCCAGTATCTCTATCGAGAACTGCAACAGCGATGTCCGGCGCATCCTCTCTATCTCCAATTTTGAGCAACTCTTCAGCATCGGCTGA